The genomic segment gtgagttgtgagggtggtggtttgtagacgttgacaattttgatgtcgccaacgtccactcgcagccactcgatctcggagttgtccggtgatcgatcggcgagggtccagctcagatcgttgtggacaaacgtggcaaggccatgcttcttgctcaggattgacccagctagcgtgaagttggtgatcgctagcttgtccgctgttgggcggtgggtttcctgaaggaggatgaccatggattgggtggtgtgggccatgtgctcgatgacggatgttttggcatctgtgagcccttcaacgttcagttgcagtattcttggttggagaccggcagcagtgttgctaccagatctccgcccagactgcccctggacgccagaacgggagggtacccgagttgaaagttttttgtttcgccgcgttgccatggagtagagcagcgcggttacttgcagggatcacggcgtgaacgtaaactttctcgatcctccatgttaaaagttcagacaagaggaaaaaataaacgatcgctgctaactgttgctgtcacttcttctgcagccgagtagtcgcaagaatgatctctggaatcactaccgccctctaccaccaggaggcgggattactgcgagcctcacccagtgcgtcttcgcagccgttttatgcttgctcagcacaagaaatatgttacacacatacagttgttgacaaaatacactgtacattatatacctcagctaactaaactatggaaatgtataatataattaatatagcaatacggtctcactgcacagcaggccagcagttagccgagtcattgcgcaatccatggcgaggctcaactcagtgacgtgcctcaactggctggtgactcggcgcaagtctcttctcagtatttgaactgcaaatgtgaaaattcagcgattttgaataaaaataatctaaaactggtgaagttaaatggaaaataactttatagtataatcactgaatacatataacaatttaaaggcctactgaaattagattttatttaaacggggatagcaggtccattctatgtgtcatacttgatcatttcgcgatattgccatatttttgctgaaaggatttagtagagaacatcgacgataaagttcgcaacttttggtcgctgataaaaaagccttgcctgtaccaaaagtagcgtgacgtcacaggtcgtggagctcctcacatctgcaaattgtttacaatcatggccaccagcagcgagagcgattcggaccgagaaagcgacgattaccccattaatttgagcgaggatgaaagatttgtggatgaggaaagtgagagtgaaggactagagggcagtggaagcaattcagatagggaagatgctgtgagaggcgggtgggacctgatattcagctgggaatgactaaaacagtaaataaacacaagacatatatatactctattagccacaagacaaccaggcttatatttaatatgccacaaattaatcctgcataacaaacacctcccccctcccgtccatataacccgccaatacaactcaaacacccgcacaacacactcaatcccacagcccaatgtactgttcacctccgcaaagttcatacagcacatatatttccccaaagtccccaaagtccccaaagttacgtacgtgacatgcacatagcagcacgcacgtatgggcaagcgatcaaatgtttggaagccgcagctgcgtactcacggtagcgcgtatccaactcaaagtcctcctggtaagagtctctgttgtcccagttctccacaggccaatggtaaagcttgactgtcatatttcaggaatgtaaacaatgaaagaccggctacgtgtttgtgttgctgcagccggccgctaatacacggcttcccacctacagctttcttcatgGTTCATTacacaaattacaaaagattcaccaacacaaatgtccagaatactgtggaattttgcgatgaaaacagatgacttaatggctggccacaatggtgtcccaaaatgtccgctacaatccgtgacgtcacgcgcaaatgtcattatactgagacgttttcagcaggatattttatgggaaatttaaaattgcactttactaatctaacccggccgtattggcatgtgttgcaatgttaagatttcatcattgatatataaactatcagactgcgtggtcggtagtagtgggtttcagtaggcctttaattattttttttctttttacattttttttctttccatgatggcacgtgaggcctcgcctcacctgcctcccctgactgcacgtcactggtgcaatctactaataaaagtttcaatcaaaaattTCAATCAAAAAAAGCCACATTACTTCCTGGCTTCAGGACCCTCATAGGTGGCTGTAGCTATGCCTGTCTAAAACACAACCAATGCATCCTTGTTGCTGTTTTATATTTCTCGATGATGAGACGGTCAAAATTTTAGAATGATCAGAAACACTGTAAGTGTAAAccacaaaaataaacacattgttTAGAAATATCTCTCAGATGAAGTGTGTATTATTACCCTGAGGGAAGGTTTTAACACAGCGTATTGGGactgtgcaggtgtgcctaatgaagtggtgTAGTGAGTGTGTGGGAGGCTGCAATGCTTTTTCTTactgtgtttgtgtgcatgtgtgcgtgtgtggacgTGTGTTGCTATATTTGGCGGTCTGCAAAATCTAGTTGAGTGAACTGGTTTTGCATAATCATATTTGTCATGTTCCACTCTTGTCTATTCTCAGAGGGAGAAACACAGCCTGCTGTCATCATTTTTGTTTACAATATAAATGTTTCAGGGGAATAAGAAACGTCCCCTTTTTCCTCCTTCTATTTCAGCGCCGACGGCGTGTACGAGGTGTCGTTCTACTCCAACGCGGTGGTGTCGTACGACGGCAGCATCTTCTGGTTGCCACCGGCCATCTACAAGTCGGCCTGCAAGATAGAGGTCAAGCATTTCCCCTTTGACCAGCAGAACTGCACCCTGCGCTTCCGCTCGTGGACCTACGACCGCACCGAGATCGACCTGGTTCTCCGCGCCGACGTCGCCAGCATGGACGACTTCACGCCCAGCGGCGAGTGGGACATCATCGCCCTGCCGGGGCGGCGGAACGAGAACCCGGCGGACCCCGCCTACGTGGACATCACGTACGACTTCATCATACGCCGCAAGCCCCTTTTTTACACCATCAACCTCATCATCCCCTGCGTGCTCATCACCTCCTTGGCCATCCTGGTCTTCTACCTGCCGTCGGACTGCGGCGAGAAGATGACGCTTTGCATCTCCGTGCTTCTGGCGCTCACCGTCTTCCTGCTGCTTATCTCCAAAATTGTCCCGCCCACCTCCCTGGACGTCCCCCTGGTGGGGAAGTACCTGATGTTCACCATGGTCCTGGTCACCTTCTCCATCGTCACCAGCGTGTGCGTGCTCAACGTGCACCACCGCTCACCCACCACGCACACCATGCCGCCGTGGGTCAAGGTGGTCTTCCTCAACAAGCTGCCCGCCTTGCTCTTCATGCGCCAGCCGAGGAACAGCTGCGAGCGACAGCGGCTGCGCCAACGGCGGAGAGCCCAGGAGCAGAAGGAGGGCGGGCGCGGGGGCGAGGCGGGGGCCCTCATGGTGGGGCTCGGGTTGGGGGGTAGCAACAGCGCGGGGGGCGGAGCCTCATCGGCGGCAGTGTTCAACAAGGAGGACAGTGACCCTTGTACCTGCTATGTGAACAGAGCGTCCGTCAAACAGTTCGGAGGGGACCTGGGTGCGAAGGGGGGGTCCCTGGACGGTCTGAACAGGGTGAGAGAGAGTCGGGAGGGGGGCTCTGGGAACCCCCCGAGAGGGAAGCAAGCAGCAGGGGGTCAGGCTCTCACGCAGGCTATCCTGGCTCAAGCCTGTCCCGGCTTCGATGAGGCGGTAGAAGGAGTGCGCTTCATCGCCAACCACATGAAGGGTGAAGACGATGACCAGAGTGTGAGTATCGGATTTCTGTACGTCTATTtagagactataaggcgcacttgaaatcctttcattttctcaaaaatcgacagtgcgcctaatattgtacggattaattctggttgcgcttaccgacctcaaagcaattacaTTTTATCAGTGGTGGgcagtcagggccagcaaggcctaacacaggggtgtccaaactttttccactgagggccgcacattgaaaaatcaaagctagcaggggccattttgatattttttattttaaaaaccaatacaatatatgtataaaagatatacatttaggcttccacttaACCCcagagggttttggtccaaaaaatataaaaaatgtgtcattattcagtattattatttgtgttattattcaagtttttaaatctctagatcaacattaggtatatctgtcaatataacattttttaaagatttaaattgtatgctctttttgtcaaagaaacccatttttttaatgaaaaaaactaaatatgcaatattttcacccaataaaatttttaagtggaatatttcagatcATATAAtacttggagccttaaaaaggtcaataactcataacaccattgattttaattaattattattttttgagcaatgacacttaaaaactaatcacactaaaattgtaggggatccaaaagggtcctactcattaaagtgttaaaaaataaattataattttttttttttttactgtttactttaaacacaataatctcgagatcaacttcagatctatctgtcaattacaagttacatttcacctgtttgctctttaaataccacttttaatgttttttatttttttcaatcgtatttttaaaatgtgccgtggggcctttaaaaaatgacctgcgggccacaaatggcccccaggccgcactttggacacccctggcctaacataaccagaaatcatgatcaaaattagagataaaagtaatttttaatttactttccctaaatatctaaaagtattcatattctcttcatgtcatattttgCTTGTTCCAGCGCTCTTGTCTTTAGGTtaaagtttgtatccaatcagaattcagatagcttatgttgccatgctgtacgaaatctgcctggGGCCTTCAGAAATCAACtgcaagtgaacgggcacatacagttgatagacagttgccatagccaatcagatcacaagttgttgtcagtaaggccttctagctggccttacgctgtgattggatactcacttgggagtcccaagtgagtatcctatcacaagttgcgaaaacaggaagtggcaccggagccatacgagcatacttgccaaccttgagacctccgaattcgggagatgggggggaggaggggggtagcggggggtgtatatattttcaagtatttcttttatatatatatatatatatatatatatatatatatggtacataagtataaataatccgttcatgaatgagtatatccgttcggccagcgtgtccaatggagaagtctgatctacaaaatttgcaggccgcataccccttccccttcgagctgtcctggaggaactgaaattattttttccaatcattttggaacttgcaagcgtacttcttcttcttactcgtcgtcgccatgtctcttcttcgttcttctgcttcgcctctgttatgtttttggacattactacttgccgtagttttgaagcaatgcatgatgggaatccggatgttgtgtgtcagtcttTTAACGTGCCGGTTGGaataaacctactcagtggcctagtggttagagtgtccgccctgagattggtaggttgtgagtttaaaccccggccgagtcataccaaagactataaaaatgggacccattacctccctgcttggcactcagcatcaagggttggaattgggggttaaatcaccaaaaatgattcccgggcgtggctaccgttgctgcccactgctcccctcacctcccagggggtgaacaagggatgggtcaaatgcagaggacaaatttcaccacacctagtgtgtgtgtgacaatcattggtactttaaatttaaaCTTATACGCGCAatgtgggatccgagccgaggatgttgttgtggcttgtgcagccctttgagacacttgggatttagggctatataaatatagtttgattgattgattgacgaaTGTTGGCCTTAAAaacgtattttttaaaatattttatttacaaaatgcaCGTAATGTTTATCATTGTAATAAAAGAAAATGGAGCAGCCCCAACCTAACCCCAGCTTTGCAATACTTAAagaaatttacaaagcaattgagaagtCCTACAAATTGTCACAAAGCTGGAACGCAGCTTAGTGGCGAGACCCAAAGATGCACAGAGGCAGACAGTGAGCAAATTTATAttattttctattaaaaaaaagggCGCACTTACACGGAGAGGAGAAAATAACAGAAAACTCACAAAAGCAGTGGGACTTCTTTTGCGTCAGGGACATGTGCACGCGAAGCACGAGGTAATGATCTGACTGAAAAAGGagattgattggcaaccaggtacaggtgtgtcccagtTGCCAATCAAGCAGCAGGTGTGGAAGCTGCTCCAAAAACCTACAAAATAAAGGCACAGGACAGGAAGTAAAATACCACACACCGAGAAAAAGCAAACATAAGTCCCTAAACAGTTACAAGGATGTAACACAAATACAATACTTcttaaatacaatactaaaaaaaaaagaaaagaaaacctaaaaacaaatcaacaaaaaaaagtcaacaccTTTAACGA from the Entelurus aequoreus isolate RoL-2023_Sb linkage group LG20, RoL_Eaeq_v1.1, whole genome shotgun sequence genome contains:
- the chrnb2 gene encoding neuronal acetylcholine receptor subunit beta-2, giving the protein MLRMRRMMVMMMEEGWLLMLALLAIARGSLGADTEERLVEHLLNPAHYNKLIRPATNGSELVTVQLMVSLAQLISVHEREQVMTTNVWLTQEWQDYRLTWVPEEFDGMLKVRLPSKHIWLPDVVLYNNADGVYEVSFYSNAVVSYDGSIFWLPPAIYKSACKIEVKHFPFDQQNCTLRFRSWTYDRTEIDLVLRADVASMDDFTPSGEWDIIALPGRRNENPADPAYVDITYDFIIRRKPLFYTINLIIPCVLITSLAILVFYLPSDCGEKMTLCISVLLALTVFLLLISKIVPPTSLDVPLVGKYLMFTMVLVTFSIVTSVCVLNVHHRSPTTHTMPPWVKVVFLNKLPALLFMRQPRNSCERQRLRQRRRAQEQKEGGRGGEAGALMVGLGLGGSNSAGGGASSAAVFNKEDSDPCTCYVNRASVKQFGGDLGAKGGSLDGLNRVRESREGGSGNPPRGKQAAGGQALTQAILAQACPGFDEAVEGVRFIANHMKGEDDDQSVSEDWKYVAMVIDRLFLWIFVFVCVSGTLGMFMQPLFQNYTAKSIHMPG